The following coding sequences lie in one Sorghum bicolor cultivar BTx623 chromosome 6, Sorghum_bicolor_NCBIv3, whole genome shotgun sequence genomic window:
- the LOC8056951 gene encoding uncharacterized protein C594.04c, with translation MAGGNLKNMFVALLVPLPSILFYLSFVRAGGDTGASTLSSWCAAHPLLLANILFFLNVDVLFWLVGLLLSNHWLIDLYWTVIPVMLLHYYRGHPASVADAVRSAVAVALTWLWSARLTHNYLRREGWEFGKREDWRFNEMRGQYGKTWWWMSFFAVYLSQQVFLIGICLPMYAIHSSNQQWGIWDFVATAACIVGIVIAHFADTQLHKFVTRNEKLKKLGEPTVPTLEDGLWRYSRHPNYFGEQLWWWGLYLFAWNLGQQWMFVGPLINSLCLGYVTVLVERRMLKQEHRAEAYKLYQKRTSVWIPWFRKAVPESKLKET, from the exons atggccggcggcaaCCTCAAGAACATGTTCGTCGCCTTGCTCGTCCCGCTCCCCTCCATCCTCTTCTACCTCTCCTTCGTCCGCGCCGGCGGGGACACCGGCGCCAGCACGCTCTCCTCCTGGTGCGCCGCGCACCCTCTGCTCCTCGCTAACATCCTCTTCTTCCTCAACGTCGACGTCCTCTTCTGGCTCGTCGGACTCCTCCTCTCCAACCACTGG CTCATTGACCTGTACTGGACCGTCATCCCGGTGATGCTGCTGCACTATTACCGCGGCCACCCGGCGTCCGTGGCGGACGCGGTGAGGTCGGCGGTGGCCGTCGCACTCACCTGGCTGTGGAGCGCCAGGCTCACGCACAACTACCTCAGGCGGGAGGGGTGGGAGTTTGGCAAGAGGGAGGACTGGAGGTTCAACGAGATGCGCGGCCAGTATGGCAAGACCTGGTGGTGGATGTCATTCTTCGCCGTCTACCTCTCCCAGCAG GTGTTCCTGATCGGCATCTGCCTGCCCATGTACGCCATCCACTCCAGCAACCAGCAATGGGGCATCTGGGACTTTGTGGCCACAGCCGCTTGCATTGTCGGAATAGTCATTGCTCACTTTGCCGACACCCAGCTGCACAAGTTTGTCACCAGGAACGAGAAGCTGAAGAAGCTGGGTGAGCCAACCGTCCCAACCCTTGAGGATGGCCTGTGGCGGTACTCACGCCACCCCAACTACTTTGGCGAGCAGCTCTGGTGGTGGGGCTTGTACCTCTTTGCCTGGAACTTGGGCCAGCAGTGGATGTTCGTCGGGCCTCTCATCAACAGCCTGTGCCTTGGCTATGTCACGGTGCTGGTTGAGCGCCGCATGCTGAAGCAGGAGCACCGTGCTGAGGCGTACAAGCTGTACCAGAAGAGGACGTCGGTGTGGATCCCTTGGTTCAGGAAGGCTGTCCCTGAATCGAAGCTGAAGGAGACCTAA
- the LOC8056953 gene encoding peroxidase 44, translating to MAAIVVDALDAGYYATTCPDAEAIVEDAMSRLHYTDPTLSPAIIRMLLHDCFVRGCDASVMIVPTPPLHHPATSSERTAVPNHTLRGFTAVDAVKRAVDDACRGGGVDLPAPFAKLADVLDYFAARGFSAEETVVLFGAHTVGGAHCSSFRYRLTGGPGDGTMDETLRRDMLDECGAEELPLETDPAVFFDPDSPFAVDNNFYRQLMSNRTLLQVDQEAAVNPSTAPHVAYYAANPDAFVRRFSEVMAKLSNVGVLEGDAGEVRKLCSRYNDT from the exons ATGGCGGCGATCGTCGTCGACGCTCTAGACGCGGGCTACTACGCAACGACATGCCCGGACGCAGAGGCGATCGTGGAGGACGCCATGTCGCGGCTCCACTACACGGACCCAACCCTATCTCCGGCCATCATCCGGATGCTGCTCCACGACTGCTTCGTCCGCGGCTGCGACGCCTCCGTCATGATCGTGCCCACGCCGCCGCTCCACCACCCGGCGACCTCCTCCGAGCGCACCGCCGTCCCCAACCACACGCTCCGCGGCTTCACCGCCGTCGACGCCGTCAAGCGCGCGGTCGACGACGCGTGCCGCGGCGGTGGT GTCGACCTGCCCGCGCCGTTCGCGAAGCTCGCCGACGttctggattacttcgccgCTAGGGGTTTCTCGGCCGAGGAGACCGTCGTGCTCTTCGGCGCACACACCGTCGGCGGCGCGCACTGCTCCTCGTTCCGGTACCGTCTCACCGGAGGACCTGGCGACGGTACCATGGACGAGACGCTCCGCCGCGACATGCTCGACGAGTGCGGCGCCGAGGAGCTGCCGCTGGAGACCGACCCGGCCGTGTTCTTCGACCCGGACTCGCCGTTCGCCGTCGACAACAACTTTTACAGGCAGCTGATGAGCAACCGGACGCTGCTGCAGGTGGATCAGGAGGCCGCCGTCAACCCCAGCACCGCGCCGCACGTCGCCTACTACGCCGCCAACCCCGACGCGTTCGTGCGGAGGTTCTCTGAGGTCATGGCCAAGCTCAGCAACGTCGGCGTGCTCGAGGGCGACGCCGGTGAGGTCAGGAAGCTCTGCTCAAGGTACAACGACACTTAA